The Shewanella halotolerans region CCTGTGTGCTGTGTTTGTTTCGTGTTCCATAATCAATACCCAATTCATCTTCACCCGCCGGTAATTCACCCAGCCCTAATTAAGCATTTGAGAGCACAACAAAACGCCCGCCGCGTTTAATTTATCAAACACTTAAATTTGATTAAATGACTGAAAACCATTGATGTCAATGAATTTTATTGGTCATACAAATAAACCAACAAAAGCTGCACGCAAAAACCGATAGATCACAAACCATTAATTATAAAGAACTTTACAAACTGAACTCTGTATTCAATCTTTTAAAAACCATAAACCAAGCGACTCGTATCCTTAAAAAAATTAATCTTCAGACCATCAAAATCAACGCCTCTCGCCCGATTGATAAAGCAAACACTTGTTTGAATATCCTCCTCTGGTGAGCCTAAAAGCCAAGAATTAGATGCCAAACCACTCAGGCACGCACCGGGTGCGACACCTTGTCGCACTATCTGAGTTTGCCTTTGTCAGGCCTAAACAGGGCTGCCACAATGCCGCCACCTAACTACCTAAGAACTACAAGATTATGGCGCTGCGTCTCTCTTTCCTTACGCTCTCAATCGGCACAGCCTTGCTGACTCTACCCTTTGCCCAGGCTCAAGAAGCCGCCTTCGAGATCATCGAAGTCCATGGTGCCCATCAGGGTAGCTATACCTCTGTGACCCCAGAAGCCCAGGCCCCCGTCAGCGACATCAGCGGCCTGCTAACCCAGCTACCGGGCACGGCCGTCAACGGTAACGGCCCGCTGACCGGCATAGCCCAATATCGCGGCCTGTTCGGCGACAGAGTCAACACTCAGGTCAATGGTGTCTCCCTCGCCGGCGCAGGCCCCAATGCCATGGACACGCCGCTGAGCTATGCCAGCCTGATCAACAGCGAGCGCATCGAGATGCACCGCGGCATAGCCCCTGTCTCGGCCGGCACTAACACAGTGGGTGGCAGCATCAAGGTGATCGAGTTCCAGGCCAGCTTTAACGATACTCAGGGTCGCATCGCCGCCCAGTATCAAGGCAATGGCGGCCAGAGCCATCTGGGGGCCAAGGTCAATGTGGGTGGCAAGACCCACGCCCTGCTGGTCTATGGCGACCTCATGCATGGGGATGAGGATATGAAATCCGGCGACGATCTTCGCCTCTCTCCCACAGGCTACGACAAGCAGATCATCGGCGGCCAATACCGCTTCAACCTCAGCGACAAGGGGCTGGACGATGAGTCCATCGCCATCGGCTACCAACACCTGGAAACCACAGAGGCGGGCACCCCGGCGTTGCCTATGGATATCGACTTCATCCGTACCGACAGGGTGAAACTCGAAGGTGAGCACAGGCTCGATACCTGGGATCTCAACTGGCATCTGGCCCATAGCGATGCCAGACACGGCATGGACAACTTCAGCGAACGTCAGAAGCCCGAGAGTGCCAACGCCCGTTACAACAACGCCGAGAGCCAGAGCTATGATATGGCGCTGACACTGGGCAGAGATGCCTGGCTGTTTGGCCTCGACAGCCAGCTGAGTGAACACAACTCGCTGATCACAGATCCCACCAAACCCATGTTCAGGGTCGACAACTTCAACAAGGTGCAAGACGACACCTACAGCGCCTTCGCCCAATGGCAACAGGAGATCGACCAGTGGCATTGGCAGCTCGGCGCCAGGGTGAAACACTACCGCACCGATGCCGATGAGGTCAGCCACTCAATGGCTGGCGCCATGCCTGCCATCAAGGTGTTGATGGACAGATATAACCAGGCGGATCGCACCCAGGTTCAAACGGGGCTGGATTTGGTGATCAACGGCCGTTATCGGGTCAATGAGGAGCTAACCTGGATACTCGGGCTAGCCCGCAAACAGGACAGCGCCAGCTATCAGCAGAGATACCTGTGGATCCCTATGCAATCGACCGGTGGACTCGCCGACGGTCGCACCTATGTGGGCAAGATGGATCTGGATCTGGAGACGGCCTATCAGCTGGAGCTGGGCGCCGACTTCAACCGCCAGGGACTAAACATCAGCCCACGAATCTTCCTGCATCGCATCGACGACTATATCCAGGGGGTGAAGTCTACCGATCCCGCGGTGATCATGGCCGCCAACATGATGGGCAGCCAAGATCCTATGGAATTCGCCAATGTCGATGCCCAGCTACTGGGGATGGATATTAACGCCAGCTATGAGATCACAGATCAGTGGCAGTTGGATCTCCTGGCCAGCTATGTCAGCGGTGAGCGCCGCGACATCGACGACAACCTCTACCGCATAGCGCCACCTAAGGTGAATCTGGGGCTCAACTTCAGAGAAGGCAACTGGTCTGCCCGCATCGAAGGGGTGATGGTGGCGGCTCAGGACAAGGTCTCAGAGAGTCAATCCGAGCAGGCAAGCGCCGGCTACGGCCTGGTCAACCTGGTACTGGCCTACGACAGACAAAACTGGCTGGTTAAAGCTGGAGTCAACAACCTGTTCGATACCGACTATGAAGATCATCTCGGCGGCTACAACCGGGTGTTCAATACCGACCTGGCGCCGGGCCAACGCATGCCGGGCACTGGCATGAATGCCTGGCTCACCGGAGAGTATCGCTTCTAAAAGTTAACTCGTTTTTGGGAACCCTCCACTGCGCTCCCGGCCCCGAGCACCCTGCACGCTCGGGGCTTTTTTTATCTACAACGCCTGTTTGTCACGTTTACGGCGCAGCATATCTTCGTCGGCCTGAGCCAGCAAGGTATCCAGTCGCGCATCCTGATCCACTATCTTATGGCCTATGGTCACAGTCACCTCGGGCAGATGGCTGTCGAGCATAGCATTATCCAACCCCTGCATGATGCGCGTCTCAGTGGCAATCACATCCTCATCGCTCTGACACATAAGCAACACCACAAATTCATCGCCACCGATACGGCCCACCACATCAGCTCCCCGTACGCTCTGCTTGATGATCCCCGCCAGCAGCTTGAGTACCTCGTCGCCCACCGAGTGGCCGTGGCCGTCATTGATCCCCTTAAAGTTGTCGACATCGATATAGAGCATCGCCAGACGGCTGTCGTTGCGCTGGGCCAGCTTCATTCGCTGCCTGGCTAACCCATTAAATCCGCGGCGATTATTGATATGACACAGGTCATCCAGATGCGCCAGCTGCTTGAGCTCGTCGTAGATATCCAGCAAGGCGAGATCCGCTTCAAGGATCTCCTTGAGTTCGTGGATCAGCTCGATATAGCTGGCCTGATAATCTGTCTTGGCATAGTCCATCACGCAGAAGGTGCCGAAACAGCTGCCATCGGGCCAAAACACGGGCACCCCAAGGTAGGAGGAGAAGCCATCGTTTTGTACCTCGGGATTGGTGTCCCAACAGGGATCTATCTTGGCATCTGAGACGTAGAGCGCGGCCTGGGTTTCGACGATACGCCGGCAAAAAATATTGGTATCGGGCGGGATCACCACCCCAGACGGATAGGGATTGCTGACCTGCTTGCTGGCGATGGTCACCTGAAATCCCTGCGGGGTGTATTGCACCAAGAAGCTGGCCGGCGCATTAAACACATGGGCCAGCAGATTAACGGTTTTCTGCCATTTATCGAGCGAGATGAGATCGATAGGATTATCGAGAAGAAAGCGTTCACTGCTGTACAAAGATTCTGTCGACATCGCCTTTCCTTTCTTGAGGATAACGAAATCGCCTTCCTGGCGTCTTGACCTCAGGTCAAACACACCTGCCTGTGAACTAATCATGCCTTAGAGCATAGAGGTCAACGGAGAGCAATTCAAACCCAAATAATAAACATTATAAATACATCTTTTATTAAATTATGAGATGAATTACTCACTAGAGCAATGATCTAACGGGCTTATTGACTGATATCTTGAGGCTTCTTGAGCAGCTTACGCTGCAGGGTTCGCCTATGCATTCCCAGTTGCCGCGCCGTCGCCGACACATTGCCCTTGTTGGCGGTCAGCACCTGCTGCAGATGTTCCCACTCCACCCGCTTGGGACTCAGGGGCGCCTCATCCACCTCGGAGGCGATCGCCTTGGGCGCCCTATCGTCCAGCACCCTCAGCAGGGTCGCGGTATCGGCGGGCTTGGTCAGATAGTTATCGGCCCCCAGACGCATCGCCTCGACGGCGGTGGCTATGCTGGCATAGCCGGTCAGCAGCACCAACACGGCCTGGGGCACGGCCCCCTTGAGCGGCGCGATCAGCGCCAAGCCATTGTCTTCGGCCAGCTTCATGTCCAACAAAATATGGCTGGGCTTAAACTGACGCGCCTTGAGCAGCGCCTGAGTGGCATCGTGGGCCATTTCACACTCAAAGCCGTGCTTGCCCATGCGCCGCGCCAGGATCCCGGCGAAACTCAGCTCATCTTCGATGATCAATAAGCGCTTCATGCGGCCCCCTGTATCGGCAGGTAAACCTGGGCCACGGCGCCACCATCCACATGACTGCCGAGGATCAAGCGCCCACCCAGACGCTCCAGGCTCGCATGGCTGAGCAACAGGGCGACCCCCATCCCCTTGGGCTCCTCGATTATCTGATGCCCGAGCTGCTGCACCAAGGACGTAGGAATACCCGGGCCGAAGTCGCGCACCCCAAGCACCAGTTCATTTCCCTGACGCTGGGCGGAGAAGCTCACCTTCTGCTCCCCCGTCGCCTCCTGGCTGGCTCTGGCACCATTCTCAATGAGCGCCAGTAAGGCGGGCTGCAGGCTGGCATCGACCCGCAACTGTAGCCTGTCGAGGCCATCATCTGGCTCCAACGACAGTTTCACCGCCGGCATCAGCAGATTGACCTGCTCACTCAAGCCGCTCAGCAGTTGCTCGCAGGACTCAAGCCGCAGCGCCCCCTCGCGGATCGATTCGGTGGCGCTGCGCAGCGCCGTCAGGGTGGACTCGCACACCGCCAGCGCCGATTGCATCTCCTGCAGCGCAGGGCTATCGCCCTCCTCCTGCAACTCATCCACCAGCAACCTCATGCTAGCCAGTGGAGTCGCCAGCCGATGAGCCATCTGCGCCGAGGCGGTACCCAGGGCGATCAACTTCTCCTGACGCAACTGCGCCTCACGCATAAAGGCAAGCTGAGCATCCTGGCGCCGCATGCGTTTGGCCAGCAAGGCCACACTCGTGGTCAACACCAGGGAGGAGATGATGAAGTTGACCCACATCCCCAGATAGTGAGACTGCATATCCATGCCGTGATGACTCATGGCGCTCTCCGGCATGGTAAACAGCATCAGGCTGTAGGCCAGATTCGACAGCAGGGCCAAAGACCAGGGCGCCCAGAAGGGCAGCAGCACGGCGGCGATCGCTATCGGCAGCAATAGCAGGGAGATGAAGGCGTTGGTGGCGCCGCCGGAGAAATAGAGCCAGGAGATCCACAGCAAAGTGTCGAGCACCAGGGCGATAAACAGCCCAGACTCGCTGCTGAGCAGGGGCTTTCTCAGCCAGAAGGTGAAGCTTAAATAGAAGGCCTCGAGGATCAGGGTCAGGTTCAGCGCCGGGCTGTGAAGCGACAGGCCGAAGGTGTCGGCAAACAGGAAGGTAAGACAGAGTTTGAGCATCAAAGCCATGATGCGCAGCAAGGCCAGTTGGTCGGCGGCCCGGTAGCGGCCATAACTCAGAGTCGTCACATTGCTTTCCTATTTGAGCTCAAAGACTAATCCTATCTTCGCCAGAGCGTCACCCGAGCGGGACAGGCTGTATTTTACGCCCTGTTCGAAGTCGATTTCACTCTTTATTGCCAAAGATTTGAGGCGCGCCATACTCAGACTGCAATCTCTAGGCCGCTTGGCCAGGTCGCTCGGGCTCGACTGAGGCGAGATGTGCTGGCTGCTCAGCCCTAACATCTCGGCCATCTTAAGCAGCATCTGATACTTGGTCATGCGTTCAACGCCGGTGAAATGATAGATACCCGCCACATCGCCCGCCTCTTGTTGGCGTGCCACCAGCTTAACCAGGGCGTTGGCGATATCCAGTGTCGAGGTTGGGCTGCGCACCGCCCAATCATCCTGCTGAGTGGGCGACTGGTTCACCAGCTGTTTGAGCATCACCAACACCGCCGATTCATCCAGCGACTCGACCCGACCATAGAGGATAGGCAGACGCAGCACGGCGAACTCTCTGGACACATCAATCAGTGCCAGCTCCCCCTCACGCTTGGTCTCGCCATAGAAATTGAGCGGATGCGTCTGATCCTCTTCGTCATAATCGGGCGAGGTGCCATCGAACACATAATCTGTGGAGATGTAACAGAGCCAGGCGCCATTAGCCTTAGCCGCCTGAGCCAGCCGTCGGGTCGCGGCCAGATTCAGGGCCTTTGCCGCCTCGGGGTCGCGCTCGGACACGTCCGGTCGCCGCTCGGCCGCGCAGTGTAGAATCACCTCGGGTTTGTGGGTCTCGATAAATCGGTTCACCGCCCCCTCGTCGGTCAGATCCAGCCTATGGGTATCGGCTCCCGCGCGCGAATAACCGCAGGCCAGTAAAGTCACCGGCTCCTTTGCAAATTGCTCAACCAGAGCGCGCCCTAGCAGGCCGGTGGCCCCGGTTATCATTATCTTCAACATTAATGGGTTTCTCTGTTAATAGGCTCGCTGCCCGGCTGCAGCAAGGGGCAATTTTCGGGTAATACCATGGCGATCGCCCCGGCCTGAAGCTCGAACTCCACCCGCGACTCGGCGATGGGCTCGCCATCGAGATTAATGGGCATAGGCGGATTGGAGCGCCAGCTAGCCTGGGTGTCGCGATGATGCTTCACATACTGGTTATCGGCCTTGGGCGACTGCAACTCGGCGATCACCTGCGCCAAGTCCTCGATGGGAAACTGATGTAGGGCGACTAAGTCCATCAGGCCGTCGTTGATATAGGCATCCGGCGCCAGTACCTGGCCACCACCGGCCTGACGACCATTACACACGGCGCCCACCAACAACTGCTGCTGGCTGGCCTCGCCATGTATGGTAAATTCGCCGTCATAGGGCTTGAAATTGAGCGCCTGCACCAGCCCGGACAAGGTATAGGCGCCGCCACCGAGAAAGTGTTTCAGCGCCAGCGGCGTATTGGCGGTGACCTGGGCGCCGAAACCACCACTGGCAATATTCACCACATATCTGTCGTTAGCGCGGATCACATCCACATCATAGGCAGAAGCTCCGGCCGCCAGCATCAGCGCCGCCTCCAGATCAGCAGGCACCCGGGCCGCTGTGGCAAAGTCGTTGGCGGTACCCAGCGGCAAGATTGCCAGCTCGCAGCGCTTATCCTTGTCATGATCCATCAGGGCGCTAACCAGCTCGTTGAGCGTGCCATCTCCGCCTGCCGCCACCAAACGCTGACAGCCCTCGGCGATAGCCTCATCCACCAGCCGGGCTACATCCCCGGCCTCGAAGGTGACCCTCACCTGAATCTCATGATCGGCGCGCACGCTGGCAATCGCCTGACGCAGCAGCTCGTCACCGGCCTTCTTACCATTGAGTATGATGCGAAGCTTCACGTTTACTCTCCTACTGAATTGCCTTTGACAAGGCGCCAAGCACTCGACTTATCATAGCAGCAAGCAGCAACGGGCTAAACCTGACTTGCAACCGGACGACAGCATTAAACGAGTTTAATCCAAGGGAATTTGCCGCGCTCGGCGCAACAGGATATCCTCTTAAATTATCAAGGATATCAGGCCCTAGCTCGGAGCTTAACCATGAACAGATTAGCCATACTCGCCATTGCCAGCATACTGCTGCCAGCCTGCAGCCAGCAGGCCACACAAGCCAATAGCGAGTCTTCTTCAACAGTGCCCTCTGCAGTGCAAAGCGCGCAGCAAACCGAGAGCCAGGCGCCAAATAAGCCAGAAAATCGCACGGCCAACCAGCCCAGCTTCGACTGTGGCAGTGACAAACTCTCCAGCATAGAGATCCTGGTC contains the following coding sequences:
- a CDS encoding TonB-dependent receptor, giving the protein MALRLSFLTLSIGTALLTLPFAQAQEAAFEIIEVHGAHQGSYTSVTPEAQAPVSDISGLLTQLPGTAVNGNGPLTGIAQYRGLFGDRVNTQVNGVSLAGAGPNAMDTPLSYASLINSERIEMHRGIAPVSAGTNTVGGSIKVIEFQASFNDTQGRIAAQYQGNGGQSHLGAKVNVGGKTHALLVYGDLMHGDEDMKSGDDLRLSPTGYDKQIIGGQYRFNLSDKGLDDESIAIGYQHLETTEAGTPALPMDIDFIRTDRVKLEGEHRLDTWDLNWHLAHSDARHGMDNFSERQKPESANARYNNAESQSYDMALTLGRDAWLFGLDSQLSEHNSLITDPTKPMFRVDNFNKVQDDTYSAFAQWQQEIDQWHWQLGARVKHYRTDADEVSHSMAGAMPAIKVLMDRYNQADRTQVQTGLDLVINGRYRVNEELTWILGLARKQDSASYQQRYLWIPMQSTGGLADGRTYVGKMDLDLETAYQLELGADFNRQGLNISPRIFLHRIDDYIQGVKSTDPAVIMAANMMGSQDPMEFANVDAQLLGMDINASYEITDQWQLDLLASYVSGERRDIDDNLYRIAPPKVNLGLNFREGNWSARIEGVMVAAQDKVSESQSEQASAGYGLVNLVLAYDRQNWLVKAGVNNLFDTDYEDHLGGYNRVFNTDLAPGQRMPGTGMNAWLTGEYRF
- a CDS encoding sensor domain-containing diguanylate cyclase, whose product is MSTESLYSSERFLLDNPIDLISLDKWQKTVNLLAHVFNAPASFLVQYTPQGFQVTIASKQVSNPYPSGVVIPPDTNIFCRRIVETQAALYVSDAKIDPCWDTNPEVQNDGFSSYLGVPVFWPDGSCFGTFCVMDYAKTDYQASYIELIHELKEILEADLALLDIYDELKQLAHLDDLCHINNRRGFNGLARQRMKLAQRNDSRLAMLYIDVDNFKGINDGHGHSVGDEVLKLLAGIIKQSVRGADVVGRIGGDEFVVLLMCQSDEDVIATETRIMQGLDNAMLDSHLPEVTVTIGHKIVDQDARLDTLLAQADEDMLRRKRDKQAL
- a CDS encoding response regulator transcription factor, producing the protein MKRLLIIEDELSFAGILARRMGKHGFECEMAHDATQALLKARQFKPSHILLDMKLAEDNGLALIAPLKGAVPQAVLVLLTGYASIATAVEAMRLGADNYLTKPADTATLLRVLDDRAPKAIASEVDEAPLSPKRVEWEHLQQVLTANKGNVSATARQLGMHRRTLQRKLLKKPQDISQ
- a CDS encoding sensor histidine kinase; the encoded protein is MALMLKLCLTFLFADTFGLSLHSPALNLTLILEAFYLSFTFWLRKPLLSSESGLFIALVLDTLLWISWLYFSGGATNAFISLLLLPIAIAAVLLPFWAPWSLALLSNLAYSLMLFTMPESAMSHHGMDMQSHYLGMWVNFIISSLVLTTSVALLAKRMRRQDAQLAFMREAQLRQEKLIALGTASAQMAHRLATPLASMRLLVDELQEEGDSPALQEMQSALAVCESTLTALRSATESIREGALRLESCEQLLSGLSEQVNLLMPAVKLSLEPDDGLDRLQLRVDASLQPALLALIENGARASQEATGEQKVSFSAQRQGNELVLGVRDFGPGIPTSLVQQLGHQIIEEPKGMGVALLLSHASLERLGGRLILGSHVDGGAVAQVYLPIQGAA
- a CDS encoding dTDP-4-dehydrorhamnose reductase family protein, whose protein sequence is MLKIMITGATGLLGRALVEQFAKEPVTLLACGYSRAGADTHRLDLTDEGAVNRFIETHKPEVILHCAAERRPDVSERDPEAAKALNLAATRRLAQAAKANGAWLCYISTDYVFDGTSPDYDEEDQTHPLNFYGETKREGELALIDVSREFAVLRLPILYGRVESLDESAVLVMLKQLVNQSPTQQDDWAVRSPTSTLDIANALVKLVARQQEAGDVAGIYHFTGVERMTKYQMLLKMAEMLGLSSQHISPQSSPSDLAKRPRDCSLSMARLKSLAIKSEIDFEQGVKYSLSRSGDALAKIGLVFELK
- the yegS gene encoding lipid kinase YegS; the encoded protein is MKLRIILNGKKAGDELLRQAIASVRADHEIQVRVTFEAGDVARLVDEAIAEGCQRLVAAGGDGTLNELVSALMDHDKDKRCELAILPLGTANDFATAARVPADLEAALMLAAGASAYDVDVIRANDRYVVNIASGGFGAQVTANTPLALKHFLGGGAYTLSGLVQALNFKPYDGEFTIHGEASQQQLLVGAVCNGRQAGGGQVLAPDAYINDGLMDLVALHQFPIEDLAQVIAELQSPKADNQYVKHHRDTQASWRSNPPMPINLDGEPIAESRVEFELQAGAIAMVLPENCPLLQPGSEPINRETH